In the genome of Fibrobacter sp., the window AGGTGACCAGGTTCAAAGGTCTGGGTGAGATTTCGCCCAAAGAGTTCGGACAGTTTATCGGACCCGACATGCGCCTGGTGGAAGTCAATGTTAAAAATGTCAAAAATATTCCTGAAACACTGGATTTCTACATGGGAAAAAACACACCCTATAGACGGGAATATATAATGGAGAATCTGCTATAATGGCATATTTAAAACCTCTTTTCGATCTTAATTTTCTGGAATACGCTTCCTATGTTATAAAGGACAGGGCTATTCCGCATATAAACGACGGTCTGAAGCCGGTTCAGCGCAGAATTCTGCACACATTGTGGGAAATGGATGACGGGAAGTTTCATAAGGTCGCCAATGTGGTAGGTCAGTGCATGCGTTATCATCCCCACGGAGATGCATCGATCGGGGATGCTCTTGTGACCCTGGCCAATAAGGACCTTTTTATCGAAAAACAGGGAAATTTCGGAAACATCTACACCGGAGATCCCGCATCCGCAGTACGATATATCGAGTGCCGTCTTTCTCAACTGGCAAAAGATACCCTTTTTAACCCGGAAATCACCGAATTTATTGGTTCCTATGATGGACGTAATAAAGAACCTGTGACTCTTCCTGCTAAGATCCCTGTTCTCCTGGCACTTGGTGCTGAAGGAATAGCTGTCGGAATGGCCACAAAGATTCTTCCTCATAATCTTATCGAGGTGCTCGAAGCCGAAATTGCGTGCCTTCAGGATGAACAGCTTCTTCTTTTCCCGGATTTCCCTGGCGGGGGGTATGCCGATGTTTCCGAGTACAATGACGGGAACGGAAAAGTCCTTGTCAGGGCCAAACTTGACACAAGTGATCCGAAAAAAATTGTGATCCGTGAAATTCCCTTTGGTTCCACAACAGAATCTGTCATCTCTTCTATCGAAGCGGCTTCAAAAAAAGGAAAACTGAAGATCGCAGGAATCAGTGATTTTACTGCAGAAAACGTGGAAATAGAAGTACGGCTCGCCAGAGGTGTGCACACCAGTGATACTGTGGATGCGCTGTATGCCTTTACAGAATGTGAGAATTCTATTTCTGTCAATCTCATGGTGATCAAAGACGGCAAGCCGGTACAGATGAGCGCCTCTGATGTAATCAGGAAAAATGCACACCAGCTCGTAGAGATTCTCAAGGCGGAACTCAAACTGGAAGAGCGGCAGCTCAAAGACAAACTCCACGCCCGGACACTCGAACAGATCTTTATTCAGAATCGAATCTACAAGCGAATCGAGGAGAAAACAACAGCCGAGGCCGTTATTGAAGCGGTTCTGAGCGGACTGGAACCGTTCAAAGATGAAATAAAACGGGAAGTCACAGTGGAGGATGTTGAAACCCTGCTCAAGATTCCTATTCGCCGTATCAGCCTCTATGACATAAATAAGGCAAAAAAAGAGATGCAGGCGATAAAGGACCGGCTCAAAGAGATCCGTGAATCACTTGCCGGCATCATCGACTATTCTATAGGATTTCTCAATAAACTGATAGAGAAATATCAGGATCAGTACCCGCGCAGGACAGAACTTGTTTCTCTCAAAAAGGTGGATGCCAGGGATGCTGCCCAGCGCAATCTGAAGCTGCGCTACGACCGCGACACAGGCTATCTGGGCTATGAGGTAAACGGTAAC includes:
- a CDS encoding DNA topoisomerase IV subunit A, whose translation is MAYLKPLFDLNFLEYASYVIKDRAIPHINDGLKPVQRRILHTLWEMDDGKFHKVANVVGQCMRYHPHGDASIGDALVTLANKDLFIEKQGNFGNIYTGDPASAVRYIECRLSQLAKDTLFNPEITEFIGSYDGRNKEPVTLPAKIPVLLALGAEGIAVGMATKILPHNLIEVLEAEIACLQDEQLLLFPDFPGGGYADVSEYNDGNGKVLVRAKLDTSDPKKIVIREIPFGSTTESVISSIEAASKKGKLKIAGISDFTAENVEIEVRLARGVHTSDTVDALYAFTECENSISVNLMVIKDGKPVQMSASDVIRKNAHQLVEILKAELKLEERQLKDKLHARTLEQIFIQNRIYKRIEEKTTAEAVIEAVLSGLEPFKDEIKREVTVEDVETLLKIPIRRISLYDINKAKKEMQAIKDRLKEIRESLAGIIDYSIGFLNKLIEKYQDQYPRRTELVSLKKVDARDAAQRNLKLRYDRDTGYLGYEVNGN